The window CAATAAAATACAAATGACAACAACAGATACACAACAAGATAATTTTGACAGCAAGGCATACTTGGATATGGAGCTTTTGCGATTCTCCACAGCCGGAAGTGTGGATGACGGCAAATCGACGTTAATAGGAAGATTATTGTACGACAGTAAATCCATCTTTCAGGACCAGATGGATGCCATTGAAGCAGCTTCTGCAAAGCGCGGCGAAGAATATGTGAACCTTGCCTTATTAACGGACGGCTTACGTGCTGAACGCGAACAGGGCATCACCATTGACGTGGCGTACCGGTATTTTTCTACCCCAAAAAGGAAATTCATCATTGCCGATACACCCGGACATATCCAATACACGAGAAATATGGTGACCGGCGCTTCTACCGCCAATCTCGCCATCATTCTCGTCGATGCCCGTAAAGGTATCATCGAACAGACCTACCGCCACTCTTACATAGCATCCTTATTGCAGATACCGCATATTGTGGTTTGTATCAATAAGATGGACCTGGTGGATTGGGATGAAAAGACATTCAACAAAATCGTGACCGATTACAAGGCGTTTGCCTCCAAACTGGACATTAAGGATGTGCATTTTTTACCCATATCCGCATTGGCCGGGGATAATGTGGTGAACCGTTCTCAAAACATGCCGTGGTATCAGGGGCCGACATTGATGTACCTGCTCGAAACCATCCACATCGGCTCAGACCTGAATCATATCGACGCACGCTTCCCGGTGCAATACGTGATTCGACCGATGAAAAATGACTACCACGATTTCCGCGGTTATGCGGGAAGAATTGCTGGTGGTGTATTCCGCGTCGGCGATAAGGTAAAGGCGTTACCGAGCGGGTTTTCCTCCAGGATAAAATCTATCATAACGATGGATGGTGATTTGCAGGAAGCGTTCGCCCCGCAAAGCGTAACCATTACGCTGGAAGATGAAATCGACATCTCTCGCGGCGATATGATCGTGCGTGAAAACAACGTACCGCAGACAGAACAGGAATTCGATGTGATGCTGTGCTGGATGAATGAGAAAAAATTGGTGCCGCGCGGCAAATACATTTTACGGCATACAGCCAGAGAATGTAAATGTGTCATCAAGGAAATTAAATACAAGCTGAACATCAACACCCTGCAGCGCGTCGAAGAAGAGGTGGAGATTGGCCTGAATGATATTGGCAGGGTTTCCATCCGCACAACGGTCCCGATATTTTTTGACAGCTACCGAAAAAACAGAATCACCGGAAGTATCATTTTAGTGGATGAAGCGACGAATGAAACGATAGCGGCTGGAATGATTGTGTAGCAGCAGCTATTCCTCCCTCGTATAATACCGCGCATATTCCACCTCAAACGTATATGGGAATTTACTATAATCGATATCACCGCCACCGCCGATAGGGGGAATCAGTCCACCCATGGCTAAGTTTAATTTCAAATAGTGCGCTTTTGTTACTGACTCCCAGTTTGCTCCTAAATCCTGTTGGGTGTATGTAATATAATTAGCTGCATCAACGTAGTATTTGATTTGTATGCTGTCCCATTCAATCGCATAATTGTGAAACTCCTCTGTGAAAAACTGCGTGTTTAAAGAAACATAAGGCCAGTGCCGTTCTACATAAGGAGTGCCGGAGCTTCCCTGTGCATACAGACTTCCCAGGGCAAGAAAAGGTGCCTTGCCTACCCATTCCATAATGTCAATCTCGCCGCATTTAGGCCAGCCAACTGCATTGTGATTGACGCCTAATGTCCATATAGCCGGCCAGGTACCACTGCCTAGATGAGGCATTTTGCACGCACTTCTATCAATCCGTAGTTAAACTCTTTATTGCCAAAAGTTTCAATACTGGCAGAAGTCACCGGATGCCCGTCAAAGGTATCTTTACGGGCTGTAATATGCAGCTTTCCACTGTAAACATTACAATTCTCTATTCTGGCTTTCGTATAATATTGGGTTTCATTATTTCGAACATAACCCGTTTCATAGCCCCATTTCGTGGAATCAGGCAGTCCGTTGTATTCAAATTCATCAGACCAGTCCAGCATATACTCCTTTCCCCTGATAAGGACAGTGGTATCCCCCACTATCCTGTTTTCTTTATAACAGGACAGCAAGCCTGCTATCGTCACTAAAAAAATGAACCCTTTCTTCATATTTCTAAAATACAATAATAAACGAAGGAAAAGAAATACATCTTCGCAATTCGGGTGGCACTATTTAAAAATGGATTCCCTAACTTTAATACATGAAAGAGATAAAAGACAAGGCGGCTTCGTATCATCCGGTATATGATAAGGCCTGGAAAGAATTCTTTGTAAAACAGCATTATCTGGTTCCGTTTGCATTTTATCTGCCCATCTCCTTCCACCTCTTGTTTAAGTCCTTTGTCGTCAGACGTGTTTCTGTCCTTCACCTGTTCTGGATGATTCCGCTGATTTCCAAATTCTGGGGCTATATGGAATATTTCCTGCATCAAAATGTACTGCACGAGAATGAGGAACTGAAAATTGATGCCGGCACGATACGGGAATTTCATGAAATACACCACAACTTCCCTAATGACCCCTATCGCTTTGTCGTACCGCTCTGGACGAGCATCCCCAGCGCTATCGTATTTTACAGTGTCTGCCGGACGGCACTGGGAAAAGAGAAAGGGGAAACACTCTTCGGGTTAATGATACTGTATTACCTCTTTTATGAATTCATCCACGTGGCGGCACATAAATTTGACATCAAACATCCTTATTTCGAAAAGATAAAAAAACATCATCTGAAGCACCATTACCTGGATTCGGATAAAGGCTTTGGCTTTACCACCACGCACTGGGACGAAGTAAATGGACTGGCATTTAATAAGCCGGCTAAAAAAGAAGTAAAGAAATCCAAAACACCCAAAGCGGCCTAATCGTTTTTTTCGCTTCCTTTTTGATGAATGACTCGTATCTTTGTACAAGATGGAATCTTCCAAAAAATCATTTCCTTCAATCGGCATTATCGGAGGCGGACAGTTGGGCAAAATGTTCATCCAGAAAGCCTCTCAATGGTCGGTACGGATAAACATCCTCGACAGAGACGAGACTTGTCCTGCGAGCGTATTAGCCAACCGCCACCTGATCGGCAGCATTACGAACGGCAATGAAATTCAGAAATTATCCGACATTTCTGATGTACTTACCTGGGAGATTGAACACATCGATGTAGACAAACTGATTGAACTGCAGCAAAAGGGAAAAACGATTATCCCGAATCCCGAGATTTTAAAGATCATTCAGGATAAAGGCAAACAGAAATTATTCTACCGGAACAACAACATCCCTACCGCACCTTTCTTTATTGCACAAAATAAACAAGACGCAAAGGAAAAACTGGCACAAACTACTTTTCAGAAAGTGGCGGTCAAGACCTGCACCGGCGGTTATGACGGCAAAGGCGTTTTTATTGCTGACAGAGATTCTATCCTGGAAAATCCTGATGTCATTCCGTTCGACCGGGAACTGATGATAGAGGAATTTGTACCCTGCAAAACGGAGATTGCCGTATTGGTGGCTCGCAACCGAAAAGGAGAGCTGGCCGTATATCCGGCGATAGAAATGGAATTTGACCTTCAAAGCAACCTGGTCTCTTTCCTGATTTCTCCGGCTAATATGCCCTTGCATTTAGAACAGCGGGCAGAGCAAATTGCCTTGCAGTGTGCAGAGGCCTTCGGCAGCGCGGGCTTATTTGCGGTGGAATTATTTTTATCGGAAGACGATGAGTTGCTCGTGAATGAGATTGCGCCAAGGCCGCACAATTCCGCACATCATACCATCGAAGGATTCTATACTTCGCAGTACGAACAACTGTTGCGTGTCCTGCTGGATATGCCTTTGGGTTCTACACACCTGAAAATGCCCTGCGCGATGATTAATATCGTAGGGCCTGAAACAGGCAGCGGAAAATACCGGCTGAAATATTTCAATGAACTGAACTCTTTGTCCGGCGTATCTGTGCATTTGTACGGAAAGCAGGAAAGCAAACCGAACCGCAAACTCGGGCATATTACCATAGTGCAGCCATCGCGGGAAAAAGTGTTGGAAATCACCCAAAAAGTCCGAACTTTAACGGAGATTGAAATTTTATAATTAAAACACATAGACACATAGTTTTGAGTTTAGTAAAAAAAGGAGTTGATAGAAAAATACAGGATTCATCTTCGATGAATATCTATGATACACTTAAACTTACGAATATAAACTACAAACTCAAGCGCTATAAAAAATCTATATTTTATGTGTTTAAAAATTTAATGGTATGAAAAAAGTAGCCATCATAATGGGTTCCGACAGCGACTCACCGGTCATGCAGGAAGCCGCAAAAGCATTAACGGAATTCGGAGTTAAATTTGAATACACCATCATCTCGGCCCACAGGACGCCGGAACGCATGTATGAGTTTGCGAGAACCGCCCATGAGCAGGGATTTGAGGTGATCATCGCCGGCGCCGGAGGCGCCGCACATCTGCCGGGCATGGTGGCAGCCATCTCGCCATTGCCGGTTATCGGCGTACCCGTGCAGAGCAAAAGTTTGAGCGGGCTGGATTCATTATTATCCATTGTGCAAATGCCCGGCGGAGTGCCCGTGGCTACGGTGGCTATTAACGGTGCCAAAAATGCCGGTATTCTGGCTGCACAGATTTTAGGAACGCATGACGCTGCATTACAACAAAAAGTAAAGGATTATAAAAAGAAACTAGAAGCTGAAGTGATAGAGAAAACAAGGGGGTTTAACCCTTAATTAACTCGCGTATCACCACACTTGCGCACATGCCGCCGAAGGCGGCGGGCATATACGAAATCGTTCCGTAAGCAGAGCGTTTATAGTTTTTCCCGTCTGTCATAATTAAAGCGAATTTTGGCTGCAACTCCGGTGAGAAGACAACGTCTATTCCTGTATAGATTTTTTCACGCTTCAGCCGTTTCCGTACCATCCTCACAAAAAAACAATCGTGTGTTTCAGAGATGTCCGCAATTTCAATTAAGGTAGGGTCTGTCTTGCCACCCGCCCCTCCGCTGGAGATGATTTTCTTATTCAGGCGATAGGCTGCAATCAATAAATTGAGTTTTGGTGTAATGCTGTCTATGGCATCGACGATATAGTCAAATTCGGCTTCCTGTATGATTTCGTAGGCCTTCTCGGGGAATAAGAATTCCCGGATGGTTACCACTTCAATTTCCGGATTAATATCCCTTAATCGTTCCTCCATCAGGTCTGCCTTCGATTTTCCGTGTGTAGAACTTAACGCGGGCAATTGTCTGTTTCTGTTCGTCGGGTCTACCACATCGCCATCCACTATCGTCATCTTCCCAACCCCGGCACGCGCAATGAATTCTGCGGCATACGAACCAATCCCTCCTAAACCTACAACGAGCACATGGCTGTTGATGAGTTTGTTTAGCTTCTCTTCTCCGATTAATGCCGTGGTTCTGGAAATCCAGTGCCTGTCTTTCACTTTATGTAAAATTATGCTCAAAGGTACTAAAGTTTTCTTTGAGACTTTACGTGAAATATCATTGCAAACTATTTAACTTGCAAACGGCAAACCCAGGTAATGTTACAGCATTTTAATTCATCAAAAATAATTTGCGGCGTAGATGAGGCGGGAAGAGGATGTATTGCCGGTCCGGTAGTCGCCGCTGCCGTTATCCTGCCGAAAGATTTCAGACATCCTTTTTTAAATGATTCCAAGCAGTTAAATGAAAGGCAACGCAATGAGTTGAGGCCCGTTATTGAAGCAAATGCCGTTGCATTTGGTGTGGGAATTATCGACAACACTATCATTGACGATATTAATATCCTGCAGGCTACCTATCGCGCCATGCACGCTGCCGTCGGACAACTGACCTATCTTCCTGAATTGCTAATCATCGATGGTAATCGATTTAAACCTTATCCGGGTATTACCCACCAAACCATTATAAAAGGAGATGGAAAATATATGGAAATCGCAGCAGCTTCCGTTTTAGCCAAAACCTGCCGGGACGAGATCATGGAGAAATTACATATGGAGTATCCGGATTATAACTGGCAGAAAAACAAAGGCTATTCAACGGTTGAACACAGGAATGCGGTAAAAGAAAAGGGTAGCTGTATTTATCATCGGCAGACCTTCCGGTTATTAAAACCTGAGCAACTGAGTTTGTTATAATCAAAAAAGCCCGTCAAATGAATGACGGGCCTCTTTATTTTTTGATCCGAGAAATTATGGATGGGCGGGATACAAAATATTTGCACCACTTATATAGCTGGAAGTATTTCCATTCCATATGCCATCCCAATCCCCTTTTGAGGGTGATGTGGCTGTTCCATCCCCATTGGTGTCACCTCCGTAATCATCATCTTCAATAGACGTCAGGATGGCTGTACCATCTATATTTAAGGGTCTGGATGTTTGTGTTTTTAATCCGGCGCTTAAAGAGAATTTTACTACTACATTCGGCCCGATATTGAACGTATGATTATTAGCTCCCTGATAATAGCCGTCTATCACATAAGGAACTTCCGTTTCACTGTATGTAGTAGTGTAGTTTGCTTTTAAACTGGTATATGTCCAAATGGCGTTTCTTGTATTTTTTTCAGACGGATTGAGCGGGTTGCTGAATGAGTTAGATGTGTCGAAATTATAGTTCACATCTAAATAAATAGGTCTGTCATTATCATAAAATACATTATTGGTGAAAACAGATACGGTATTGTCAATCATATAAAAACCACCATAAAATGCAAACGACTCGGAGTTAGACGTAACAGATTTTGTATGTGCAAATACGCAATGGTCAAAAGTGAACGAAGAACCGGCTACGGTAATTCGCACGGCATTATTATATGGATTGTCACTCTGGCCTGCGTAAAGAAAATCACAGTAAGTAAAACTGTGGCTGCTGCCTCCGTTTAAATACACACATACCCAGTCTCCCGCTGCAGGTGCTGTGGCAGTACCATCACCGTTCGTGTCTCCGCAATGAGCATCATCTTTAATAGAAGTAAACACTATCCTATCCGAAGAAGTACCTTCTGCAATCACCCGTCCGGAATTTACATTTAATCGGGCACCCGGTTTGAACTTCACAACGACACCCGGCTGAATAGTCAGCGTGGAGGTTAAAGTTACCCAGCCATCCAATACATATACATTTCCAGCTGTCCAGGTGGTAGCGGTGGTAATATTAGCACCTGATGGAACATTGACCACCGAACAGGCTGCGGAAGCCGTTGTTTCAAAGGTAATATCCTCACCATACGCAACACCATTCGCATTTTTAGCATACGCCCTGACATGATAGGTGGTATTTGGGTCGAAGCCTTCGTAATTATCTGTAAAAGCGCCCAATCCACTCCCCATCTCAAAATGCACATCATTTGCATCATCTATCGTTGGGTTGGATTCGTCACTAAGACAAATGCCTCTTTCTGTAACGGGGTTACCTCCATCATTTGTTACGTTCCCTCCCAGAGTGGCGGTAGTCTCCGTAACGTTTGTTGGTGTAGCAGTCGTCACCGTAAGCTCTTCTGTCTTCTTACAGGCTGTTGTAATGCTGCCGATTAACAACAGTACAAAACTCATCTTTCTGATCATTGCATTCATTGTTTTCATTTTTAGTTTGAAAATATTATTACTAATATACTAATTTACATTTAAAGACTTGCATATCTTTTAATGCGCATTGTCTAAGAGTCGCTAATTTACAAAAAATCTCATTCCTGTTTTACTATCCCGTTTTGTCAAAACAATACTGCAATTATATTGCCAAGTGTATAATTTTATACTGTTTTGAATGTTCTAAAGACAAAGGACTGAAACATAGTTTATCCGAACAATAGAAGCTAAGGAAGAAATTTTACTAACTCCAGCGCTCATCCGTTACACATCGGTTTGGGTATTTCCCTAAATGCGTTTTGTCTTTATAGTAATCCATGATTTCCTGCATATCATGATTGATATTACCGGTTGGATAGATAATCTTGTCAACTATAGCTTCCTTTACATCAAAATCCAGATAACCCAATGCAATGGGCACTTCTGCCTTCACAGCTATATAATAAAATCCGGTTTTCCACTGTTTACGTTTGCCTCTAGATCCTTCCGGCGTAACCACCATGCAGATTTTCTTTTCTTTCTTTATGGAGTTCGCCATCGCATCTACCAAACTGATTTTTCGTTTCGTATTTCCATCTTTCGGCGATCTGTCAATTGGAATACACCCCAGATAGCGCAAAACCCAATTTAATGGCCAGAAAAAGGCTTCTTTTTTAACGGCAATCTTCGCCGGAATCTTTGCAATGACAAATACAGCCTTGCCAATAACCATATCCCAGGCAGATGTATGCGGAGCAACAATCAATACGCATTTATCCAGCTTCTTTAATGGATCTACCTGATAGTTCCAGCCTAGTCCGATTAAAATTATTCTTGAAATGATTTTGAGCATGCTTTACCTTTAATTTATAACCGCTGTGAAGATAGATGATTCTATCCTGTCCTCAATCACCGGACAATACTACCTGTATCTCATTAGATGTAGCGCTGGTCCAGGCTGAATTTTTCAGGATGGCAGGGCGTAATGTCTTTGTAAAACTCCATCATGGTACGCATATCCGTCTCCAAATCGGTTGGATAGATGATTTTACCAATGCCTGCTATCTTATTCTTATAATCCAGATACCCCAGTAAAATAGGTACATTCGCCATCTTGGCGGTATACCAGAATCCTGTCTTCCATTCTGTGCGTTTGCTTCGGGTGCCTTCAGGCGTAACCATTACATGCAGTTCCGGATTATCTTTAAACAGATTAGCCATCGCCTCTACCATACTGGGCCTGGGATCACCCGGTTTCTTAGGTGTCCGGTCTATGGCGATGGCACCCAGATTGAGCATGATGCGTTTAAATGGAAACCGCACCCATTCTTTCTTAACGGTAAACCGCAACGGCAAGCCCATCAGGTCAAATGCCGCTTTTGCAATCGGCAAATCCATATTGGCGGTATGTGGAGCCGCTATCGTTATGGACTGTTTGATGCCTACTATCGCTTCGGTTTTTAACTTCCATCCCAATAACTTAAAAATCAATCTGAAAATCCAACGTATCATCTTGCAGGTTTATACACAAATATCTTCCATTTTATTCAGATTATAAAATTTAACACTTGAAATATTAAAATCAGAAACAGAAACTTGGAAAATAGAAATTTATTTCTGTAACTTTAAATTAGTTGCTATAACAACTGTTTCATAAAAAACAATATGACTGATTTTATCAAACCTTTTGAAGAGAAAGCGCCGGAAATTGTATTCGAATGGAATGATTCCAAAACAGCCGCCCAGGGCTGGCTGGTCATCAATTCACTGCGCGGTGGTGCTGCGGGAGGCGGTACACGTATGCGCAAAGGGCTTACGAGGCACGAGGTGATCTCTTTGGCAAAAACCATGGAAATCAAATTCTCCGTTTCCGGTCCTGCTATCGGCGGTGCAAAATCAGGCATCAATTTCGACCCGAATGACCCGCGTAAGAAAGAAGTTCTTGAGCGGTGGTTTAAGGCCGTGTCGCCTATTCTCAAAAATTACTACGGCACCGGAGGCGATATGAATATCGACGAAATAGATGAAGTGATTCCGATTACAGAAGAGTTTGGTATCTGGCATCCGCAGGAAGGAATTGTAAATGGTCATTATCATCCGAAAGAAAAGGACAAGATCAATAAGATTGGACAATTACGCGTGGGGGTTTCAAAAGTTCTCGAGGATGAAGATTATACTCCTTCAAAAAAAGAAGGATTTGTGGTGGCCGATATGATAACCGGTTATGGCATTGCAGAATCTGTAAGACACTTCTATGCCATCTGGAGAAATGCATCAATAGCCGGAAAGAAAGTAACGATACAGGGATTTGGAAATGTAG is drawn from Sphingobacteriales bacterium and contains these coding sequences:
- a CDS encoding 1-acyl-sn-glycerol-3-phosphate acyltransferase, coding for MLKIISRIILIGLGWNYQVDPLKKLDKCVLIVAPHTSAWDMVIGKAVFVIAKIPAKIAVKKEAFFWPLNWVLRYLGCIPIDRSPKDGNTKRKISLVDAMANSIKKEKKICMVVTPEGSRGKRKQWKTGFYYIAVKAEVPIALGYLDFDVKEAIVDKIIYPTGNINHDMQEIMDYYKDKTHLGKYPNRCVTDERWS
- a CDS encoding ribonuclease HII, with amino-acid sequence MLQHFNSSKIICGVDEAGRGCIAGPVVAAAVILPKDFRHPFLNDSKQLNERQRNELRPVIEANAVAFGVGIIDNTIIDDINILQATYRAMHAAVGQLTYLPELLIIDGNRFKPYPGITHQTIIKGDGKYMEIAAASVLAKTCRDEIMEKLHMEYPDYNWQKNKGYSTVEHRNAVKEKGSCIYHRQTFRLLKPEQLSLL
- the purE gene encoding 5-(carboxyamino)imidazole ribonucleotide mutase, with protein sequence MKKVAIIMGSDSDSPVMQEAAKALTEFGVKFEYTIISAHRTPERMYEFARTAHEQGFEVIIAGAGGAAHLPGMVAAISPLPVIGVPVQSKSLSGLDSLLSIVQMPGGVPVATVAINGAKNAGILAAQILGTHDAALQQKVKDYKKKLEAEVIEKTRGFNP
- a CDS encoding amino acid dehydrogenase, which codes for MTDFIKPFEEKAPEIVFEWNDSKTAAQGWLVINSLRGGAAGGGTRMRKGLTRHEVISLAKTMEIKFSVSGPAIGGAKSGINFDPNDPRKKEVLERWFKAVSPILKNYYGTGGDMNIDEIDEVIPITEEFGIWHPQEGIVNGHYHPKEKDKINKIGQLRVGVSKVLEDEDYTPSKKEGFVVADMITGYGIAESVRHFYAIWRNASIAGKKVTIQGFGNVGAAAAYFLAQQGAKVVGIIDTTGAYINETGFTFEEITLLFLHRKNRKLFHEDLIPFEHAQKDFWKIKSNIFIPAAGSRLIGNHELNEMIKAGVEVISSGANVPFNDPETFYGKILNKADETLTVIPDFIANCGMARVFAYLMGKNSKISDEAIFHDVSKVIDNALKKVHQNDPRAVYITRNALQIAIEELS
- a CDS encoding 1-acyl-sn-glycerol-3-phosphate acyltransferase, encoding MIRWIFRLIFKLLGWKLKTEAIVGIKQSITIAAPHTANMDLPIAKAAFDLMGLPLRFTVKKEWVRFPFKRIMLNLGAIAIDRTPKKPGDPRPSMVEAMANLFKDNPELHVMVTPEGTRSKRTEWKTGFWYTAKMANVPILLGYLDYKNKIAGIGKIIYPTDLETDMRTMMEFYKDITPCHPEKFSLDQRYI
- the purK gene encoding 5-(carboxyamino)imidazole ribonucleotide synthase produces the protein MESSKKSFPSIGIIGGGQLGKMFIQKASQWSVRINILDRDETCPASVLANRHLIGSITNGNEIQKLSDISDVLTWEIEHIDVDKLIELQQKGKTIIPNPEILKIIQDKGKQKLFYRNNNIPTAPFFIAQNKQDAKEKLAQTTFQKVAVKTCTGGYDGKGVFIADRDSILENPDVIPFDRELMIEEFVPCKTEIAVLVARNRKGELAVYPAIEMEFDLQSNLVSFLISPANMPLHLEQRAEQIALQCAEAFGSAGLFAVELFLSEDDELLVNEIAPRPHNSAHHTIEGFYTSQYEQLLRVLLDMPLGSTHLKMPCAMINIVGPETGSGKYRLKYFNELNSLSGVSVHLYGKQESKPNRKLGHITIVQPSREKVLEITQKVRTLTEIEIL
- a CDS encoding tRNA threonylcarbamoyladenosine dehydratase, which translates into the protein MKDRHWISRTTALIGEEKLNKLINSHVLVVGLGGIGSYAAEFIARAGVGKMTIVDGDVVDPTNRNRQLPALSSTHGKSKADLMEERLRDINPEIEVVTIREFLFPEKAYEIIQEAEFDYIVDAIDSITPKLNLLIAAYRLNKKIISSGGAGGKTDPTLIEIADISETHDCFFVRMVRKRLKREKIYTGIDVVFSPELQPKFALIMTDGKNYKRSAYGTISYMPAAFGGMCASVVIRELIKG
- a CDS encoding sterol desaturase family protein; translation: MKEIKDKAASYHPVYDKAWKEFFVKQHYLVPFAFYLPISFHLLFKSFVVRRVSVLHLFWMIPLISKFWGYMEYFLHQNVLHENEELKIDAGTIREFHEIHHNFPNDPYRFVVPLWTSIPSAIVFYSVCRTALGKEKGETLFGLMILYYLFYEFIHVAAHKFDIKHPYFEKIKKHHLKHHYLDSDKGFGFTTTHWDEVNGLAFNKPAKKEVKKSKTPKAA
- the cysN gene encoding sulfate adenylyltransferase subunit CysN, whose translation is MTTTDTQQDNFDSKAYLDMELLRFSTAGSVDDGKSTLIGRLLYDSKSIFQDQMDAIEAASAKRGEEYVNLALLTDGLRAEREQGITIDVAYRYFSTPKRKFIIADTPGHIQYTRNMVTGASTANLAIILVDARKGIIEQTYRHSYIASLLQIPHIVVCINKMDLVDWDEKTFNKIVTDYKAFASKLDIKDVHFLPISALAGDNVVNRSQNMPWYQGPTLMYLLETIHIGSDLNHIDARFPVQYVIRPMKNDYHDFRGYAGRIAGGVFRVGDKVKALPSGFSSRIKSIITMDGDLQEAFAPQSVTITLEDEIDISRGDMIVRENNVPQTEQEFDVMLCWMNEKKLVPRGKYILRHTARECKCVIKEIKYKLNINTLQRVEEEVEIGLNDIGRVSIRTTVPIFFDSYRKNRITGSIILVDEATNETIAAGMIV
- a CDS encoding glycoside hydrolase family 16 protein, with protein sequence MPHLGSGTWPAIWTLGVNHNAVGWPKCGEIDIMEWVGKAPFLALGSLYAQGSSGTPYVERHWPYVSLNTQFFTEEFHNYAIEWDSIQIKYYVDAANYITYTQQDLGANWESVTKAHYLKLNLAMGGLIPPIGGGGDIDYSKFPYTFEVEYARYYTREE